The following DNA comes from Castor canadensis chromosome 15, mCasCan1.hap1v2, whole genome shotgun sequence.
gggatcaaacccagagccccatgcctgctaggcaacactctaccactaagctacaccccaaccCAGGAATTGACTTCTGTATGAACTTTAGTGGCTCCGTGCTTTTGCATTTCAGTTTACTTTAGATACTGTATTCCATCAGTCCAATGGCTGACGCTTGATGAGTTCTAGAGCTGCTCGGAATTCTCTTAGGGAGAAGgtggaatttttatttaaaataagaaacgTTATTTCTAATATAGAAGCAATAAGAAAAGTGACTATTCAATCACTGGGGTAAAGatgctctaaaaaaaaaagtgcagggATGCCTGTGTGGTTTTTTTCTCCAGGGTGGGAAGGTTTGAGCAGAGTAGACAAGGTCTGATGTGTGAGCCTGTCCTGTCTAACTACGGTGAAAAGAACATGAAGAAGGAGGATGAATCTGGGGAGGTTAGCAGGTGACAACATAAATCCAGGAAGGAACTGATGTGGCCTGGGCTGTGACAGCACCAGGTGAGGGATGGTCAGATTCTGCAAATGATTCAAAGGTAGGCCCCAAAGAGATGGAGAGTAAGAAGGAAGGGCAGGGAGGACACTAAGATTTTTGTGGTGAGAAATGAGGAAAGATTGAGCTGTTAGTACTGGAGATGGAAAAGGTCAGAGGAGTAGATAGGATAAGAGTGGACCTCAATCTTAGCTCCGTGGGTCAGATGCTGAAGTGGAAACAAGCAGCTGGCTACCAGCCTGGGGTTAGACAGAGTGGAGCAGAAGATCTGAATGTGGGAGTTACCAGCATGTAGATGAAGATCCAGAGACTAAGCCTGAAGCTGTCCAAAGTCAAGAGTCCAGagagaatagaaggaatatacaaGCCGggtgcaaatagttcaagagaccctatctcaaaaaactcaatacaaagcagggctggcggagtggctcaagtgataacagcacctgcctagcaagcctagcaagtgtgaggccctcagttcaaacaccagtaccaccaaaaaaaaaggaacccataGGGACAGGGCCTTGCTCCATCACTCCCCTCAGCCCAGAGGGTCCATGGGAGAAACCTGCATACAGGAAGGTCTCTCATCTATAGCTAGGGTCAGTTACCTGGAAACAAAGTCCTAAGGAGAATAGACATATCTTTACTCCCTGGAGTTAAGTAGCAATTTGATGTAAGAGTCAATCTGttgattctttttgaaaaaaattctcctCTTTCAAAGAGTAACCTAAAAAACTGACTAGGGGAGGACTACCAGGGAGCAGGGTAGTCTGACAAGCTTGAAGGCAGATATGTAACTGAAAATGGGTTCAAAAACTCCATGTGATATAATCTTCCCCAAATTTTAAAACGGGATAAACTCTGTACATGCACACCCTCATATTCCTGCCATAAAGCCCCTGaaaaatagatacatatatatatatattttttttagaaaaaggaaaacaaaaatggcaGAAGCTTTAGGATGATCTTCTGTTAACAAAGCTATCTGTGAAGATAAAGACACCAAGTTAAAACAATATGTTTTCTAATGGCTTCAGGGGCTCTGGTTATCTATGAAAGCTGTGGTAGGAACAGAAGTCTCATCTTTTTAGGACACAGCATGTTCCAACAGAGAATGAACCTTGTATTTCTATGGATTATACAAACAAAAGAGCAGTTGCTAAAACATGGATTTGTTTTGCATTATTGTCAAATACGATCAAAGACAGAATTCTCTGCCGGCCACTTTGCTGACCATCTGCAGTCCTAGAGCTACGGAAACAGCATTCATACAGAATGTATTCGCAGGCAAGGCTGATCATTTAGCACTAAGATcaaatcataaaaacaacaattcCATCATAAACAGGCATTTGAAATGCATTCTGTCATTCTAAATTTGTATCCAGACATCTGCACGATCTGGACACCCAAATTCCTCTACAATTTCCAACAACAAAGACAATTTCTGTTAGTTGTAGAGTGCTGGAAGAGGGTAGTGGTGTGGAGAAACTGCCCATTGGACAGTTCAACTGGTCCCAGGGAATACTGTCTCTTAGTTGGTCTGAGGTTTCCTTGCTCTCCCGGGAAGAGTTTGGTGCTGGCTTAAACAGTACGTAGTCAGGGATGCTCTATGCAAGAACATTGCCAAATTTAtctgaagagaaaaagataaaaacaaggcCTCTTGCCTATTTAATGATCGCCAGAAGTTTCTCCAACAGGGCCTTGACAACCTGCAAGCTTCCAGTCCTGTTTCCAGATGTAACAACACTGGTTAACACCCTTTAATAACTACTTTGCAATTCCAAATGACACCCTGACAGCTTTTCTAGACAGGGAACAGATTAAGTATGTGGCGTGCTGAGGATCATGGAGAGAAACACAAACTCAGTTTAACCACATGTCCTCGAGCTGACTGCACCATGTGATTCCAGTTTGAGAAGCCCCAATTACAGGATCCAAAAGCCACTGCTTCTCTTTTCTGCTATGCTATTcatctccttttcccttttcctccctttttcttgGTGACTGTTTTGGAAACTGGGGTAACTCCCCACAGGCAGGCAGTAGGAGGAATCTACAAGTCAGGCCAGCATGGGGATGCTGTCCTTTGTTCAGTCACAAGGGAGGTAAGGAGATGAAATAAGCCAAAAAGAACATTCTGTGAACAGGCAAAGTGACCCACTTTGTACCTATCCTTTGCAGCTAGTGAAAGTGGACATCTGTGGCTGTCCAAAATCCCAGACATAGGAATCCCAGTTCCACCTTGACTGCGATGTATACACCCAGGAGCCCTATTTAGGGTGGACTCTGATTTCTCCTTGGCTGTGCATTCTTGGGTCAAAAGGCCTGAGCTGTGGGTCAGCAAGGTAGGAAGGACATCTCTCCCAACTAGGCAGTCCCAAACCCCAACCTGCTGCAGGTTATAAACCGTGAAGTGCGACACAAGTTGGTCTGTGCCAGGTCAAGGACACGCAGGGCCTAAGTCCCCAAAGAGCAATTCTGTGCCCCTCTAGCCTTCAGCCTTCCATGTCGGTGAATTTTCTCTTCTTGTAATTCTGAACAAGGTTGGAAGCTGTGATCTGAGAAGCCTGACCCTTCTCCCAACACTGGAAGTCATTCAGTCCTTTCTGTCCTGTTTGAAATAAGCTCCTCTCCATCTCATCCAGCCTGGCTACCAGTGCTGAAGTGTCTTCATTGTAGGCGTTCTGGGAGGAGTCCATGATGCGGCGAAAACGTCCGATAAAAGTCTGAAGAAAAAGGGAGCAAGAGAAATCAGGGTCCATCTCACATCCCAGAAAGTCACATCCATTTTCAGGCTGGAACACTGAAGTGGCATGAAAGAATTTGGTCACAGGACTCAGAAGAAGGAGGCCTGAGTGCCCTCTGCCATTCAAGGAAGTTACTGTAcactgccagcaccttgatttcCCTGACTAGAAATGGGTTGTTATAGAAATTCAATGGCAGTTATGAAAACCAATGAAGTAACATGTGTAAAGCACCCAGCAAGTGCCTGGCTCGAAAAAACGTTACCCAGTAGTGTTCTTGGTAACAAAAGCTATACTAATGTCCACTAGTCATGGGCTGACAGCTTTCAACCAGAACGGGTTCCTGACTTAACTGAATACCATTCCTAGTTTTCCTGGTCTGAGAGTAGGATGGAGGTGCCATTCCACCATTGGGCTCTGAGAACAAACACAGGCCCCTGCGCTACCTTCTTCAACTGGCTCATGGCAAAGTCACCTTATCTACAAACAACTCTAAAGCACTTGAGAGCGATGacggaaaaagaaaacacaaagctcatttattttaaaaaggtaagaCTCTAAGTTAAAACCATGTCCTaaggttgggtgccagtggctcacacctgtaatcctagctactcgggaggcagagaccaagggaatcatggttcaaggccagcctaggcaaatggtATGCAAAAAAAATACCCATTATAAAgcagggcttggggtgtggctcaagtggtacagcacctgcctagcaagcatgaggtcccaagttcaaaccctagtaccatcaaaagaaccaaaaaataaacatgtcCTAGGGAGTGTTAAGAGAAATGGGTTCTAGTTTTCTGATCATGAGCCTGAGCTCAAGCTTACTTTCTGTGTCCGTAGTCTGTGCATGGACTTTTTCTGAAGGGATAACAATGCTCTTCTTTAAAACCTGTACCAAAGCAGCACTAATAAATGGGGGGCCGGGGGGAAAGAACCCTTAAACCTGATGGAAGACATCAGCATAGTTCAGGGGGCAAACATGTCTTGAGCCAACagttcttataaaattaaaaatgaggatGGGAAGTCTTTTGACTATTTACATCCcaagaggcagaaagattgtTTGTTCTACTATCATcagaataacaaaaaattatgaaGGGTTAAAGTAAGATTATACCAAAAAAGGATGTCTATTGTTTtaaccatgaaaaataataattatagggctggagatgtagcttattGTAGAATGCTTATCTAGCATGTATAAAAGCAACTAAAAAAGTTGTATGTTTATTAAATGGCACCACCTGGTTTTTACCGTAATTCTGACAGATGAAGAATTGATGCCTACGGGTCAAGTAGCTTGAGCAAGTCTTACATCTAGCTAGTGGGAGAGCCAAGTCTTAACTCCAGAAGGGAAGGGAACAAATAACTAAGTAACTCAAGGACTCTCAACAAGAACCCCCAGACCAGGACAGTATATCTATGTGCCTGTCATCTACAATCCATCAtcacttttttctcatttcttacaCTTTCTGCTACTCCCAATTCTTAGGAACCAAATAGAAAGAACACTAGGgagccatattttaaaaatatattacagttaaagaggagaaagaagtctGGAGTACAAGTGCCCAATAGTGCAAAGATATGTAACAATAATAAACTGTGCATTTCAAAAGGCTAGAAGTATTTCAAAACTTTTCACCATAAACAAATGAGTGATGTTTCAGGAGACAGCTATGTTTAGTATGATATAAACATTACAAAATGTATACATTACTGAAACACCACAGTACCTTATTAATATGTGCAACTTTtaaggtgtttgtttttattttttgtagtgctgaggatcgaacttagggcctcacgcatgctaggcaggtgctctaccactgacctatatccCCAGTGCAGCTTTCATGTTTTTATGATCGgttgaaaagtaaattttaaaaatatgaaattggcAGATACAGTGAAACTGGACACCAATCTAGACCAATAACAAACTAAGTTCACAAATCATACACTTCCCTGGATAACGGTGACGTCTGGTGGCTGCCACAGCTGGCTCCTGAAACAGGGACACACCAGCGGTTTCACACCCATCGCTTACCTGAAGCAGAGACTGGGAGATGCCTGCATTCTCCGGACTGTCAAAGTGCAGGAGTTGCGAGCCAAAGCCATAGAAACGTGGCCCCATTTTGTGGAGGTCCACCACGTTGGCGTCTGCACTGAACACAGTCCTCCAGGCCTCCTGGTAGATTTTCGGAAGATCCACAGAAAGGATGCGCCTCTTGTTGTCAAAAAGTCCTTTGGCAAGCCACAAGGGGAGTTCCAGCTTTGAGCCCTGCACCAGACAAGAATGCGGATTTTAAAGACATACAAAAGTGTAGTAAATGTGTGTGACAGAAAGTACACCTCCTCCTTTCCCCAGCAATGCTGCCTGTCCTCTGGGGGAGGACTGTCAAATGCAGAGAACCTGCTTGTAAGCTGAAGAAATGAACTGTGGGAGCTGaaagtttacttatttttattaaattaattttaactgacacataaaacataaaaattatatatatttatggggtactttGTGGCGTTTCAATACACATACATTGCATAATGTTAAGTCAGGTTAGCATCTAtcttcctcaaacatttatcatttctttgtaatgaaaacattcaaaatcctttcttctagctttttagaATATAAAGTGCTATACTGTTACCTATAATTACCCTACTAGTCCACAGTACACCAGAACGCCTTAATCCTAACTACCTATCACTTATACCCATTGATCAAGCTCTCCCCATTGTTCCCTCCTCTGCTCTCCCCAGTCTCTGGTATCACTTCCACTCTCAGTTTCAATAAGATTAACTTGAGCTGAAGTTTTATGTTGTGATGGTGTATGGAGAGAAAACAGATTTATACAACAAAAAATAGGGCATAGAACAAAAATTCATTATAAGGGGAAGTTTTCTaattaacataaataaaaattgtccAACTGCATTACACATCTCTATTTTCTCTGAATGTACACTATCTATGTACTGAGTGCCTACCATGTGCTAAGCACCACGGAGGGAACAGAAAGAAGTAGGCTGAGCCTGAGCTCAGGTGGCAGCCCCTCCCCTCCCACAGCACAGCTTCGAGGTGACACAACAGGTAAATGCTTCTGTGTTGTTAAAACCTCAACAAAGCTGGAAAACAATGAGGTGTTGTGATGCAGAGGACATGAAGAGAAATCTAAAAACTGAATGCAAAAGCAAACATCACTAGATTATAGGAGTCAACTAAAGCATAAACCTGTGATGAGGGAGAACTGCTGCCAAAGGTGGGGGCTGCTGGGGGGATGGAGGTGTGGTGTACACAGAGCCTCTGACATGCTTCCGGGGCTGGAGACAAATGCTGAGCTCAAGGCTGCCATTGATGCCAGGACCTGAGCGGCCAAGATCTGAGAAAGCACAGAAAAGCAAGCCCAATATTCGGCACCAGAAAGCACAGTAAGTAGGCACTGACTTTAACATTAGCAATATCAAGTGGAGATTTCAGAACTGAAGAATCCAATAGTTGAACCTAAGATGTCAATAGATTgatcaaatttaaattttaccaGAGATGACATAAAGAGatgcaatgaaaaaaaatgcagtaggaaaaagaaatgcagaCTAAGTCATGAggggaaaaacaaaggaaagaacacGATAATGGTAAGACATTGGGGTATGGCATACAACTCCGTGGCACCCAAACTTCTACAAAACAGAtactgagaaaaatggaaaagcaacTGGGGGTGAAGAACACACTCTTTCAAGAAGAAGCAATAAACTAGCatgctgcaatcccagcactcttggaaggctaaggcaggagaacctCAAGCCTCGAGTTTAAGGCAAGCTTGGGCTATATACTGAGAacctcatccaaaaaaaaaaaaaggaacagtaaGAGTTAAAGCCAACTTCTTGACAGAAACGTAGAaaccacaaaacaataaaaatgggtgACATTCTTTTAAATGCTTAAGAAATAACTAATAACATAACACTCCATATCCACCGGAAACATTCTTTAAAAGTAGAAGTGGAATAAAGGCATTTCAGAAAGAAAGTCACGCAGCAGGCCTGACACAGCTATTCCTGCCAGGCCTGCTTACAAGGTTGGCCTTTGGTTGGTATCTGGGAACCTGGATGTTAGGTGGGTTCCCATTAGGCCCAGAACTGAGGAGAGTGTCACTGTGCCTAATATTCTGTGGTCAATGCTGAACGCCTGCTTTCCGAGGGTCTGCAATTTTGTTATGTGCCTATGTGATAGCCCCCAGTGAAACCTTGGGCACTGAGCCAAGCTTCCCTGGTAGATGACATTTAACACGTTGTCAGAATTCATTACTAGAGGGAGAAAAGGGTGACATGTGACTGCGCTGGGAACTCTGCAAGCTTGGGCCTGGTCTCCTCTGTGCTTCCTTTCCCTTTGCTGATTTGCTCTGCATTCTATCACTGCAGTAAATCTTAACCACGAGTGAGTCCTCTTAGTGAATCATCAAATGTGGGGACTCCTGGCCCAGCCAGAAACTGAGAATTTACCCCCAGAAGATCTGGAGTAAGAAAATCCTGAAGGGAGAATAAAAAATTATTCCAGAAagaaatacaggaagaaaaaagggTAAGGGACAGAGAAAATAAGTAGATTttgtaataaataagtaaataagtaagttAAATAAGAATATATAACAATAACACAAAAAGGAGAGAATGGGGTTATTCTATGATCCTACTATCTATTGTCTCTGAAGTAGTGAAAGTAGTAACTTCAAGCATATTTTAATTAGTCAAAAATAATTATGTGCATGttggcacacaactgtaatcttggctacttgggaggttaagacagaaggatcatgggcaaggccagcccagt
Coding sequences within:
- the Gins3 gene encoding DNA replication complex GINS protein PSF3; this translates as MSEAYFRVESGALGPEENFLSLDDILMSQEKLPVRTETPLPRLGAFFLERGAGAEPERALPQGSKLELPLWLAKGLFDNKRRILSVDLPKIYQEAWRTVFSADANVVDLHKMGPRFYGFGSQLLHFDSPENAGISQSLLQTFIGRFRRIMDSSQNAYNEDTSALVARLDEMERSLFQTGQKGLNDFQCWEKGQASQITASNLVQNYKKRKFTDMEG